A region of Streptomyces sp. WMMC500 DNA encodes the following proteins:
- the opcA gene encoding glucose-6-phosphate dehydrogenase assembly protein OpcA gives MNIDLTETTSAQINAALVGARRATGTPAVGMVLTLVIVTDEGNHYDALKAASQASKEHPSRILVVIKRPGRSPRERAQARLDAEVRVGNETDTGETVLLRLHGELAGHAASVVLPLLLPDAPVVVWWPEDAPENPAEDLLGRLAARRITDAASCEDPVDALRQRATAYAPGDTDLAWTRITPWRSVLASALDQGHPPIESAVVEGEEYNPSTELLALWLADRLHVPVERTGSPGPGLTAVRLVTTDGVICLDRPNGALAELAVPGQPERHVALKRRTTAELIAEELRRLDPDEAYAHAVAYGVERLAPAGAVKADVAEAEAKAKAEAKAARADDGKDDAGKAPAKKAAAKKQPAKQGGAKSPSAGTS, from the coding sequence ATGAACATCGACCTCACCGAGACCACCTCGGCCCAGATCAACGCCGCGCTCGTGGGCGCCCGGCGGGCCACCGGCACGCCGGCGGTCGGGATGGTGCTCACGTTGGTGATAGTCACGGACGAGGGCAACCACTACGACGCGCTCAAGGCCGCCAGCCAGGCGTCCAAGGAGCACCCGTCGCGGATCCTGGTCGTCATCAAGCGCCCCGGCCGCTCCCCGCGCGAGCGCGCGCAGGCGCGGCTGGACGCGGAGGTGCGCGTCGGCAACGAGACGGACACCGGCGAGACGGTGCTGCTGCGGCTGCACGGCGAGCTGGCGGGGCACGCAGCGAGCGTCGTGCTGCCGCTGCTGCTGCCGGACGCGCCCGTGGTGGTGTGGTGGCCGGAGGACGCGCCGGAGAACCCGGCGGAGGACCTGCTCGGCCGGCTCGCCGCCCGCCGGATCACCGACGCGGCGTCCTGCGAGGACCCGGTCGACGCGCTGCGGCAGCGGGCCACGGCGTACGCGCCCGGGGACACCGACCTGGCGTGGACGCGGATCACGCCGTGGCGCAGCGTGCTGGCGTCGGCGCTGGACCAGGGGCACCCGCCCATCGAGTCCGCGGTGGTGGAGGGCGAGGAGTACAACCCCTCCACCGAGCTGCTGGCGCTGTGGCTGGCGGACCGGCTGCACGTGCCGGTGGAGCGCACGGGCTCGCCCGGCCCCGGGCTGACCGCGGTGCGGCTGGTGACGACGGACGGCGTGATCTGCCTCGACCGGCCGAACGGCGCGCTGGCCGAGCTGGCCGTGCCGGGGCAGCCGGAGCGGCACGTGGCGCTCAAGCGGCGCACGACGGCGGAGCTGATCGCGGAGGAGCTGCGGCGGCTGGACCCGGACGAGGCGTACGCGCACGCGGTGGCGTACGGCGTGGAGCGGCTGGCGCCGGCCGGGGCCGTGAAGGCGGACGTGGCGGAAGCGGAAGCCAAGGCGAAAGCGGAGGCCAAGGCCGCGCGGGCCGACGACGGCAAGGACGACGCCGGGAAGGCGCCCGCGAAGAAGGCGGCGGCGAAGAAGCAGCCGGCGAAGCAGGGCGGCGCGAAGTCGCCCTCGGCCGGGACGTCGTGA
- the zwf gene encoding glucose-6-phosphate dehydrogenase — protein MTGADANPLRDPQDRRLPRIAGPSGLVIFGVTGDLSRKKLMPAVYDLANRGLLPPGFSLVGFARRDWEDEDFAQVVHDSVKEHARTPFREEVWQQLSEGFRFVQGDFDDDDAFERLRATVEDLDKARGTGGNFAFYLSVPPKFFPLVVQQLKAHRLTDPPGDSWRRAVIEKPFGHDLKSAKELNRIVYEVFEPDQVFRIDHYLGKETVQNILALRFANTMFEPLWNRSYVDHVQITMAEDIGIGGRAGYYDGIGAARDVIQNHLLQLLALTAMEEPTAFDAQGLVAEKIKVLESVHLPADLGRHTVRAQYAAGWQGGEKVRGYLEEDGIDPHSGTDTYAAIKLEIDNRRWAGVPFYLRAGKRLGRRVTEIAVVFQRAPHLPFDTTDTRELGQNALVIRVQPDEGITVRFGSKVPGTSMEVRDVTMDFAYGESFTESSPEAYERLLLDVLLGDANLFPRHQEVELSWKILDPIEEHWAAHGKPESYTAGTWGPQAADEMLARDGRSWRRP, from the coding sequence GTGACCGGCGCTGACGCCAATCCGCTGCGGGATCCGCAGGACCGGCGGCTGCCGCGGATCGCGGGGCCCTCGGGCCTGGTGATCTTCGGAGTCACCGGCGACCTGTCGCGCAAGAAGCTGATGCCCGCCGTGTACGACCTGGCGAACAGGGGGCTGCTGCCGCCCGGCTTCTCCCTGGTGGGCTTCGCCCGCCGCGACTGGGAGGACGAGGACTTCGCCCAGGTCGTACACGACTCGGTCAAGGAGCACGCCCGCACGCCCTTTCGCGAGGAGGTGTGGCAGCAGCTCTCCGAGGGGTTCCGGTTCGTCCAGGGCGACTTCGACGACGACGACGCGTTCGAGCGGCTGCGCGCCACCGTCGAGGACCTGGACAAGGCGCGCGGGACGGGCGGGAACTTCGCGTTCTACCTCTCCGTCCCGCCGAAGTTCTTCCCGCTGGTCGTCCAGCAGCTCAAGGCGCACCGCCTCACCGACCCGCCCGGCGACTCCTGGCGGCGCGCGGTCATCGAGAAGCCGTTCGGGCACGACCTGAAGAGCGCCAAGGAGCTCAACCGGATCGTCTACGAGGTCTTCGAGCCCGACCAGGTCTTCCGCATCGACCACTACCTCGGCAAGGAGACCGTCCAGAACATCCTGGCGCTGCGCTTCGCCAACACGATGTTCGAGCCGCTCTGGAACAGGTCCTACGTGGACCACGTGCAGATCACCATGGCCGAGGACATCGGCATCGGCGGGCGGGCCGGCTACTACGACGGCATCGGCGCCGCCCGCGACGTCATCCAGAACCACCTGCTCCAGCTCCTGGCGCTGACCGCGATGGAGGAGCCGACGGCGTTCGACGCGCAGGGGCTGGTGGCGGAGAAGATCAAGGTGCTGGAGTCGGTGCACCTGCCCGCCGACCTGGGCCGGCACACGGTGCGCGCGCAGTACGCGGCCGGCTGGCAGGGCGGCGAGAAGGTGCGCGGCTACCTGGAGGAGGACGGCATCGACCCGCACTCCGGGACCGACACCTACGCCGCGATCAAGCTGGAGATCGACAACCGCCGCTGGGCGGGTGTGCCGTTCTACCTGCGCGCCGGCAAGCGGCTCGGCCGCCGGGTCACCGAGATCGCCGTGGTCTTCCAGCGGGCGCCGCACCTGCCCTTCGACACCACCGACACCAGGGAGCTGGGCCAGAACGCGCTGGTGATCCGCGTCCAGCCGGACGAGGGCATCACCGTGCGGTTCGGCTCCAAGGTGCCGGGCACCTCGATGGAGGTGCGGGACGTGACGATGGACTTCGCCTACGGCGAGTCCTTCACCGAGTCCAGCCCCGAGGCGTACGAACGGCTGCTGCTGGACGTACTCCTCGGCGACGCGAACCTCTTCCCCCGGCACCAGGAGGTCGAGCTGTCCTGGAAGATCCTCGACCCGATCGAGGAGCACTGGGCCGCGCACGGCAAGCCCGAGTCGTACACCGCGGGCACCTGGGGACCGCAGGCGGCGGACGAGATGCTGGCACGAGACGGACGGAGCTGGCGGCGGCCATGA
- a CDS encoding ABC transporter permease — MRARQAGTGVHAPRPGAAPLPRMVAAQAGLETRLLLRNGEQVLLTMIIPAVLLLLFSTVDVVDTGPGQRVDFLTPGAMALAVMATAFTGLAIGTGFDRRYGVLKRLGASPLPRAGLMAAKAASVLATIALQLVLLTAIALALGWSPRGGAGGALAVALLVALGTAAFAGLGLLMAGTLRAEATLAAANLVFVLLLVAGGVLVPLERFPDGVRAVLDVLPVAALSDGLRDVLRDGGGMPWGDLGLLAGWAVLGLGAAARFFRWE; from the coding sequence ATGAGGGCTCGGCAGGCGGGGACCGGCGTCCACGCGCCGCGTCCGGGGGCGGCGCCGCTGCCCCGCATGGTCGCCGCGCAGGCCGGGCTGGAGACCCGGCTGCTCCTGCGCAACGGCGAGCAGGTGCTCCTCACCATGATCATCCCGGCGGTGCTGCTGCTGCTCTTCAGCACGGTCGACGTCGTCGACACCGGCCCCGGCCAGCGCGTCGACTTCCTCACCCCCGGCGCCATGGCGCTCGCCGTCATGGCCACCGCCTTCACCGGCCTGGCCATCGGCACCGGCTTCGACCGCCGCTACGGCGTGCTGAAGCGGCTCGGCGCCTCGCCGCTGCCGCGCGCCGGGCTGATGGCGGCGAAGGCCGCCTCGGTCCTGGCCACCATCGCGCTGCAACTCGTGCTGCTGACCGCCATCGCGCTCGCGCTCGGCTGGTCGCCGCGCGGCGGGGCCGGCGGCGCGCTCGCCGTGGCGCTGCTCGTGGCGCTGGGCACGGCGGCGTTCGCGGGGCTGGGGCTGCTGATGGCGGGCACGCTGCGCGCCGAGGCCACGCTCGCGGCGGCGAACCTGGTCTTCGTGCTGCTGCTGGTGGCGGGGGGCGTGCTCGTGCCGCTGGAGAGGTTCCCCGACGGCGTCCGCGCGGTGCTCGACGTGCTGCCGGTCGCGGCGCTGTCCGACGGGCTGCGCGACGTCCTCCGGGACGGCGGCGGCATGCCGTGGGGCGACCTGGGGCTGCTGGCCGGCTGGGCGGTGCTGGGGCTCGGCGCCGCCGCGCGGTTCTTCCGCTGGGAGTGA
- a CDS encoding heme o synthase, whose product MTAVESRPAGVLGQGTVHRPTGARVKAFVALTKPRIIELLLITTVPVMFLAAEGVPDLWLVLATCVGGYLSAGGANALNMYLDRDIDALMHRTEQRPLVTGMVRPAEALAFGLALTVVSTVWFATLVNPLSAALALGANLFYVLVYTMLLKRRTSQNIVWGGIAGCMPVAIGWSAVTNSVSWASLILFLVMFFWTPPHYWPLSMKVKDDYARVKVPMLPVVASNKVVARQIVAYSWVMVAVSLLLWPLGYTGWFYPAVAAVLGAVWLREAHGLLRRAKSGVVGAKLKEMRLFHWSITYVSLLFIAVAVDPFLR is encoded by the coding sequence GTGACGGCCGTCGAATCCCGACCCGCGGGTGTACTCGGGCAGGGCACTGTGCACCGGCCGACCGGTGCCCGGGTCAAGGCGTTCGTGGCGCTGACCAAGCCGCGCATCATCGAGCTGCTGCTCATCACCACCGTTCCGGTGATGTTCCTGGCCGCCGAGGGCGTGCCCGACCTGTGGCTGGTGCTCGCCACCTGCGTCGGCGGCTACCTCTCCGCCGGGGGCGCCAACGCGCTGAACATGTACCTGGACCGGGACATCGACGCGCTGATGCACCGCACGGAGCAGCGTCCGCTGGTGACCGGGATGGTCCGGCCGGCCGAGGCGCTGGCCTTCGGCCTCGCCCTGACCGTGGTGTCCACTGTGTGGTTCGCCACGCTCGTCAACCCGCTGTCGGCGGCGCTCGCGCTCGGCGCGAACCTCTTCTACGTCCTCGTCTACACGATGCTGCTGAAGCGGCGCACCTCGCAGAACATCGTCTGGGGCGGCATCGCCGGCTGCATGCCGGTCGCCATCGGCTGGTCCGCGGTGACGAACTCCGTCTCCTGGGCCTCGCTGATCCTCTTTCTGGTGATGTTCTTCTGGACGCCGCCGCACTACTGGCCGCTGTCGATGAAGGTCAAGGACGACTACGCGCGGGTCAAGGTGCCGATGCTGCCGGTGGTGGCGTCGAACAAGGTCGTGGCGCGGCAGATCGTCGCCTATAGCTGGGTGATGGTCGCGGTCTCGCTGCTGCTCTGGCCGCTGGGCTACACCGGCTGGTTCTACCCGGCGGTGGCCGCCGTGCTCGGCGCGGTGTGGCTGCGCGAGGCGCACGGGCTGCTGCGGCGGGCGAAGAGCGGGGTCGTGGGCGCGAAGCTCAAGGAGATGCGGCTCTTCCACTGGTCCATCACCTATGTGTCGCTGCTGTTCATCGCGGTGGCCGTGGATCCCTTCCTGCGTTGA
- a CDS encoding ABC transporter ATP-binding protein, which translates to MQQPSTDAAVEVSGLVKRYGEKTAVAGLGLTAARGDVTAVLGPNGAGKTTTVEICEGYRRPDAGTVRVLGLDPLADAAELRPRVGVMLQSGGVYPAARAEEMLRHVARLHAHPLDVVALIERLGLGSCGRTPYRRLSGGQQQRLALAMAVVGRPELVFLDEPTAGLDPQARRATWELIGELRADGVSVVLTTHHMDEAEQLSDRVAIIDGGRLLVDGTPEELCRGGAENTMRFTGRAGLDLGSLLKALPPETAALELAPGSYRISGEINPELLATVTTWCAQNGVLPEQMTVERRTLEDVFLELTGKDLRA; encoded by the coding sequence ATGCAACAGCCCTCCACCGACGCGGCCGTCGAGGTGTCCGGCCTCGTCAAGCGGTACGGCGAGAAGACCGCCGTGGCCGGGCTCGGCCTCACCGCCGCCCGCGGCGACGTCACCGCCGTCCTCGGCCCCAACGGCGCGGGCAAGACGACCACCGTCGAAATCTGCGAGGGCTACCGCCGTCCGGACGCCGGCACCGTACGCGTCCTCGGCCTCGACCCGCTGGCCGACGCCGCCGAGCTGCGGCCCCGCGTCGGCGTGATGCTGCAGTCCGGCGGCGTCTACCCCGCGGCCCGCGCCGAGGAGATGCTGCGGCACGTCGCGCGGCTGCACGCCCACCCCCTCGACGTCGTCGCGCTGATCGAGCGGCTGGGCCTCGGCTCCTGCGGGCGCACCCCCTACCGCCGCCTCTCCGGCGGCCAGCAGCAGCGGCTCGCGCTGGCGATGGCCGTCGTCGGCCGCCCCGAGCTGGTCTTCCTGGACGAGCCGACGGCCGGCCTCGACCCGCAGGCCCGCCGCGCGACCTGGGAGCTGATCGGCGAACTGCGCGCCGACGGGGTGTCCGTGGTGCTCACCACGCACCACATGGACGAGGCGGAACAGCTCTCCGACCGGGTCGCGATCATCGACGGCGGCCGGCTGCTGGTCGACGGCACCCCGGAGGAGCTGTGCCGCGGCGGCGCGGAGAACACCATGCGCTTCACCGGACGGGCCGGACTCGACCTCGGCTCGCTGCTGAAGGCGCTGCCGCCGGAGACCGCGGCGCTGGAGCTGGCCCCCGGCTCGTACCGGATAAGCGGCGAGATCAACCCGGAGCTGCTGGCGACGGTCACGACCTGGTGCGCGCAGAACGGGGTGCTGCCGGAACAGATGACGGTGGAGCGGCGCACGCTGGAGGACGTCTTCTTGGAGCTGACCGGAAAGGACCTGCGCGCATGA
- a CDS encoding metalloregulator ArsR/SmtB family transcription factor has protein sequence MDPGGSTAKDQAAGPAAGAAVPADGTRNRVARSILDHGPSTAADLAHRLELTPAAVRRHLDALVAEGIVEPRDQRVYGTRGRGRPAKVFALTDCGRDAFDQAYDQLAADALRWIAQSAGGGVRGEAAVAAFARDRVAEQAERYAAELAGVPPESRVEALARLLSEDGYAATARSAPGAPGEQLCQHHCPVAHTAEQYPQLCEAETEVFSRLLGTHVQRLATIAHGDGVCTTFVPEIREHHARSKPPTSGRNPA, from the coding sequence GTGGACCCGGGTGGGAGCACGGCGAAGGACCAGGCGGCCGGGCCGGCCGCCGGTGCTGCCGTGCCCGCGGACGGGACGCGCAACCGCGTCGCCCGCTCCATCCTCGACCACGGCCCCTCGACCGCCGCCGACCTGGCCCACCGGCTCGAACTCACCCCCGCCGCCGTCCGGCGGCACCTCGACGCGCTCGTCGCCGAGGGCATCGTCGAACCCCGCGACCAGCGGGTCTACGGGACCCGCGGGCGCGGCCGGCCGGCCAAGGTCTTCGCCCTGACGGACTGCGGCCGGGACGCCTTCGACCAGGCGTACGACCAGCTCGCCGCGGACGCCCTGCGCTGGATCGCCCAGAGCGCGGGCGGCGGCGTGCGGGGCGAGGCGGCCGTCGCCGCCTTCGCCCGCGACCGGGTCGCCGAGCAGGCCGAGCGGTACGCCGCGGAGCTGGCCGGCGTCCCGCCCGAGAGCCGGGTCGAGGCCCTCGCCCGGCTGCTCTCCGAGGACGGGTACGCTGCCACGGCGCGCAGCGCGCCCGGAGCCCCCGGCGAGCAGCTCTGTCAGCACCACTGCCCGGTGGCGCACACCGCCGAGCAATACCCGCAGCTCTGCGAGGCGGAGACCGAGGTCTTCTCCCGCCTGCTCGGCACCCATGTGCAGCGTCTGGCCACCATCGCCCACGGCGACGGGGTGTGTACGACGTTCGTTCCCGAAATCCGCGAGCACCACGCTCGCAGCAAGCCACCCACGTCCGGGAGGAACCCCGCATGA
- the tkt gene encoding transketolase — MSTQPTTDLEWNELDDRAVDTARVLAMDAVQKVGNGHPGTAISLAPAAYTLFQKVMRHDPADPQWTGRDRFVLSAGHSSLTLYTQLYLGGFGLELADLEAFRTWGSRTPGHPEYGHTPGVETTTGPLGQGVANAVGMAMSARYERGLFDPDAPAGTSPFDHHIWVVAGDGCLQEGISHEASSLAGHQKLGNLILLWDDNHISIEGDTAAAVSEDTVARYEAYGWHVQRVAQKPNGDLDPEALYRAFQEAKAVTDRPSFIAARSIIAWPAPNAQNTGAAHGSALGEEEVAATKRILGFDPERHFEVDADVLAHARALGERGAEVHAAWDKQFSVWREENPVRAAEFDRIRAGELPAGWTDRLPSFPAGKSVATRKASGEVLKALGPVVPELWGGSADLAGSNNTTIPGSASFLPSDNPLSGADPYGRTVHNGIREHAMAAAMNGITLHGNTRVYGGTFLVFSDYMRNAVRLSALMHLPVTYVWTHDSVGLGEDGPTHQPVEHLASLRAIPGLNVVRPADANETVVAWREILRRYTKEYGVGAPHGLALTRQGVPTFETNGAVENTARGGYVMFEAEGPGGAQAEPQVILIGTGSEVQLAVAAREQLQAEGVPTRVVSMPSVEWFDEQPREYRDAVLPPAVRARVAVEAGVGMTWRRFVGDAGRIVSLEHFGASADYKVLFREYGLTADAVADAARESLRA, encoded by the coding sequence GTGAGCACGCAGCCGACCACCGACCTCGAGTGGAACGAACTGGACGACCGCGCGGTGGACACCGCACGCGTCCTGGCCATGGACGCCGTACAGAAGGTCGGTAACGGCCACCCCGGCACGGCGATCAGCCTGGCCCCCGCCGCGTACACCCTCTTCCAGAAGGTGATGCGGCACGACCCCGCCGACCCGCAGTGGACCGGGCGGGACCGCTTCGTCCTCTCCGCGGGACACTCCAGCCTGACGCTCTACACCCAGCTCTACCTGGGCGGGTTCGGCCTGGAGCTGGCCGACCTGGAGGCGTTCCGCACCTGGGGCTCCAGGACCCCCGGGCACCCGGAGTACGGGCACACCCCCGGCGTCGAGACGACGACGGGGCCGCTCGGCCAGGGCGTCGCCAACGCCGTGGGCATGGCGATGTCCGCGCGCTACGAGCGCGGCCTGTTCGACCCGGACGCGCCCGCCGGCACCTCCCCGTTCGACCACCACATCTGGGTGGTCGCGGGCGACGGCTGCCTGCAGGAGGGCATCTCGCACGAGGCGTCCTCGCTGGCCGGCCACCAGAAGCTGGGCAACCTCATACTGCTCTGGGACGACAACCACATCTCCATCGAGGGCGACACCGCCGCCGCCGTCTCCGAGGACACCGTCGCGCGCTACGAGGCGTACGGCTGGCACGTCCAGCGGGTCGCGCAGAAGCCGAACGGCGACCTCGACCCCGAGGCGCTGTACCGGGCGTTCCAGGAGGCCAAGGCGGTCACCGACCGGCCGTCGTTCATCGCCGCCCGCTCGATCATCGCCTGGCCGGCCCCGAACGCGCAGAACACCGGGGCCGCGCACGGCTCCGCGCTGGGCGAGGAGGAGGTCGCCGCGACCAAGCGGATCCTCGGCTTCGACCCCGAGCGGCACTTCGAGGTCGACGCCGACGTGCTCGCGCACGCCCGCGCGCTCGGCGAACGCGGCGCGGAGGTGCACGCCGCGTGGGACAAGCAGTTCTCCGTCTGGCGCGAGGAGAACCCCGTGCGCGCCGCCGAGTTCGACCGGATCCGCGCCGGCGAACTGCCCGCGGGCTGGACGGACAGGCTGCCGTCCTTCCCGGCCGGCAAGTCCGTCGCCACCCGCAAGGCGTCGGGCGAGGTGCTGAAGGCGCTCGGCCCGGTGGTGCCGGAGCTGTGGGGCGGCTCCGCCGACCTCGCCGGGTCCAACAACACCACCATTCCCGGCTCGGCCTCGTTCCTGCCCTCCGACAACCCGCTGAGCGGCGCCGACCCGTACGGCAGGACCGTCCACAACGGCATCCGCGAGCACGCCATGGCCGCCGCCATGAACGGCATCACGCTGCACGGCAACACCCGTGTGTACGGCGGCACGTTCCTGGTCTTCTCCGACTACATGCGCAACGCGGTGCGGCTGTCGGCGCTGATGCACCTGCCGGTGACGTACGTGTGGACGCACGACTCCGTCGGCCTCGGCGAGGACGGCCCGACCCACCAGCCCGTCGAGCACCTGGCGAGCCTGCGCGCGATCCCCGGGCTGAACGTGGTCCGCCCCGCGGACGCCAACGAGACGGTCGTCGCCTGGCGCGAGATCCTGCGCCGCTACACCAAGGAGTACGGCGTCGGCGCCCCGCACGGCCTGGCGCTGACCCGGCAGGGCGTGCCGACGTTCGAGACGAACGGTGCCGTCGAGAACACCGCCCGCGGCGGCTACGTGATGTTCGAGGCCGAGGGCCCCGGCGGCGCGCAGGCCGAGCCGCAGGTGATCCTCATCGGCACCGGCTCCGAGGTGCAGCTCGCGGTCGCCGCCCGCGAGCAGTTGCAGGCCGAGGGCGTCCCGACGAGGGTGGTCTCGATGCCGTCCGTGGAGTGGTTCGACGAGCAGCCGCGGGAGTACCGCGACGCCGTGCTGCCGCCCGCGGTCAGGGCCCGGGTGGCGGTCGAGGCGGGCGTCGGGATGACGTGGCGGCGCTTCGTCGGGGACGCCGGACGCATCGTCTCGCTGGAGCACTTCGGCGCCTCCGCCGACTACAAGGTTCTCTTCCGTGAGTACGGGCTCACCGCCGACGCCGTCGCCGACGCGGCCCGGGAATCCCTGCGGGCCTGA
- the tal gene encoding transaldolase, whose protein sequence is MTDALERLSGEGVAIWLDDLSRKRITSGNLAELIDESHVVGVTTNPTIFQKAISAGDGYDGQLTDLATRGVTVEEAVRMITTADVRDAADVLRPVHDATEGQDGRVSIEVDPRLAHHTAATIAEAKQLAWLVDRPNLFVKIPATRAGLPAITEVLGKGISVNVTLIFSLERYREVMDAFLAGLEQAKAAGLDLAEIRSVASFFVSRVDTEVDRRLDALGTDEAKKLRGRAAVANARLAYEAYEEVFSSDRWTALEKAGAHKQRPLWASTGVKDKAYKDTLYVDDLVAPGTVNTMPEATLHAVADHGEIRGDEVRGTYAEARADLDALEKLGIQYDDVVGVLEDEGVEKFAKSWTDLLDSTRTELERRAPKGA, encoded by the coding sequence ATGACCGACGCACTCGAGCGCCTCTCCGGTGAAGGCGTCGCGATCTGGCTCGACGACCTGTCCCGCAAGCGCATCACGTCCGGCAACCTCGCCGAACTGATCGACGAGAGCCACGTCGTGGGCGTGACCACCAACCCCACGATCTTCCAGAAGGCCATCTCGGCGGGCGACGGCTACGACGGCCAGCTCACGGACCTCGCCACCCGGGGCGTCACCGTCGAGGAGGCCGTCCGCATGATCACGACGGCCGACGTACGCGACGCCGCCGACGTGCTCCGCCCGGTGCACGACGCGACCGAGGGCCAGGACGGCCGGGTCTCCATCGAGGTCGACCCGCGGCTGGCCCACCACACCGCCGCCACCATCGCGGAGGCCAAGCAGTTGGCCTGGCTGGTGGACCGGCCCAACCTGTTCGTGAAGATCCCCGCCACCCGCGCGGGGCTCCCCGCCATCACCGAGGTGCTCGGCAAGGGCATCAGCGTCAACGTGACGCTGATCTTCTCCCTGGAGCGCTACCGCGAGGTGATGGACGCCTTCCTCGCCGGCCTGGAGCAGGCGAAGGCCGCGGGTCTGGACCTGGCGGAGATCCGCTCGGTCGCCTCGTTCTTCGTCTCCCGCGTGGACACCGAGGTCGACAGGCGGCTCGACGCCCTGGGCACCGACGAGGCGAAGAAGCTGCGCGGCAGGGCCGCCGTCGCCAACGCCCGGCTGGCCTACGAGGCGTACGAGGAGGTCTTCTCCTCGGACCGCTGGACCGCGCTGGAGAAGGCCGGCGCCCACAAGCAGCGCCCGCTGTGGGCGTCGACGGGCGTGAAGGACAAGGCGTACAAGGACACGCTCTACGTGGACGACCTGGTCGCCCCGGGGACGGTCAACACCATGCCGGAGGCCACGCTGCACGCGGTCGCCGACCACGGCGAGATCCGCGGGGACGAGGTGCGCGGCACGTACGCCGAGGCGCGCGCCGACCTCGACGCCCTGGAGAAGCTGGGCATCCAGTACGACGACGTGGTCGGCGTGCTGGAGGACGAGGGTGTGGAGAAGTTCGCGAAGTCCTGGACCGACCTGCTCGACTCCACCCGGACAGAGCTCGAACGCCGTGCACCGAAGGGGGCGTAG
- a CDS encoding COX15/CtaA family protein gives MQNPLALVAERWTPTQQTVQRATLSALLMSIVIVVTGGAVRLTGSGLGCDTWPKCSDDSLLATSEMGVHGAIEFGNRLLTYVLCAAVGWAIVAARATKPWRRELTRLGWLQFWVVMGNAVLGGAAVLTELNPYTVAAHFLLATGLITVTYLTWHRAREGDGGPDMLVGVVVRRLTRALVALSVVLLAAGTVVTGTGPHAGDSSDVPRMGWISWDNAARVHSAAAWGVIALTVAIWVALKLLDGPPGPLSRTRDLFLVLMSQAVVGYAQYLTDVPEYLVMIHLLGSTLVWIAVLRVLVSLRHRPQTGPAVPPPAVGAEARPVGSPAR, from the coding sequence GTGCAGAACCCCCTCGCCCTCGTCGCCGAGCGCTGGACCCCGACGCAGCAGACGGTCCAGCGCGCGACGCTCTCCGCGCTGCTGATGAGCATCGTCATCGTCGTCACCGGGGGCGCGGTCCGGCTGACGGGCTCGGGGCTCGGCTGCGACACGTGGCCGAAGTGCTCCGACGACAGCCTGCTGGCGACGTCCGAGATGGGCGTGCACGGAGCCATCGAGTTCGGCAACCGGCTCCTCACCTACGTGCTGTGCGCGGCGGTCGGCTGGGCCATCGTCGCCGCCCGCGCCACCAAACCGTGGCGCCGCGAGCTGACGCGGCTGGGCTGGCTGCAGTTCTGGGTGGTCATGGGCAACGCCGTCCTCGGCGGCGCCGCGGTGCTCACCGAGCTGAACCCGTACACCGTCGCCGCCCACTTCCTGCTCGCCACCGGGCTGATCACGGTCACGTACCTCACCTGGCACCGCGCCCGCGAGGGCGACGGCGGGCCCGACATGCTCGTCGGCGTGGTGGTCCGCCGGCTGACCCGGGCGCTGGTGGCGCTGTCCGTCGTGCTGCTGGCCGCCGGCACCGTCGTGACCGGCACCGGGCCGCACGCGGGCGACTCCAGCGACGTGCCCCGGATGGGGTGGATCAGTTGGGACAACGCGGCCCGGGTGCACTCGGCCGCGGCCTGGGGGGTGATCGCCCTCACGGTCGCGATCTGGGTGGCGCTGAAGCTCCTCGACGGCCCGCCGGGGCCGCTGTCCCGCACCCGGGATCTGTTCCTGGTGCTGATGTCGCAGGCCGTCGTCGGCTACGCGCAGTACCTCACGGATGTGCCCGAATACCTCGTCATGATCCACCTGTTGGGTTCGACGCTGGTGTGGATCGCGGTGCTACGGGTGCTGGTCTCGCTGCGGCACCGGCCGCAGACCGGACCCGCGGTGCCGCCTCCGGCGGTGGGTGCGGAGGCGCGGCCGGTGGGGTCCCCGGCTCGGTAG